In the genome of Desulfuromonas sp. DDH964, one region contains:
- a CDS encoding DUF2325 domain-containing protein → MQISLIGGLDRLQRHYREEAQKLGIELRVYNTAETNLAAKVSHCQAVLLLTGKISHRARREVMKVARAQRIPVSMSHQCGVCAVRDCLNCLQQQGATRS, encoded by the coding sequence ATGCAGATTTCCCTGATCGGCGGACTTGACCGGCTGCAGCGCCACTACCGGGAAGAGGCGCAGAAGCTCGGGATCGAGCTGCGCGTCTACAATACCGCGGAAACCAATCTTGCCGCCAAGGTCAGCCATTGCCAGGCGGTGCTGCTGCTCACCGGCAAGATCTCCCACCGGGCCCGGCGCGAAGTGATGAAGGTCGCCCGGGCGCAGCGGATTCCGGTCTCCATGTCGCATCAGTGCGGGGTCTGCGCGGTCCGGGATTGCCTGAATTGCCTGCAACAGCAGGGCGCAACGCGGAGCTGA
- a CDS encoding class II glutamine amidotransferase yields MCQLLGMNCNVPTDICFSFTGFRRRGGATDVHGDGWGIGFFEGKGARLFLDPQPSAHSPLAELVRSYPIRSLNVIAHIRKATAGVVTLENTHPFQRELWGRHWLFAHNGHLPLFKPALDGNFMPVGNTDSEWIFCWLLQSLKQRFGTTPPAPAALFAVLQELTLEFAPQGISNYLLSNGQVMVAHCSTRLSYIVRQAPFGEAHLVDEDVAVDFRELTTPRDRVAVITSLPLTDNEAWVDMRPGTLWMFREGEVVEQADTAPSPVQSLESSPLR; encoded by the coding sequence ATGTGCCAACTGCTCGGGATGAACTGCAACGTCCCCACCGACATCTGTTTCTCCTTTACCGGTTTTCGCCGCCGCGGCGGGGCGACCGACGTCCATGGCGACGGCTGGGGGATCGGCTTTTTCGAGGGGAAGGGGGCGCGGCTGTTTCTCGACCCGCAGCCATCCGCCCACTCGCCGCTGGCGGAGCTGGTGCGATCCTATCCGATCCGGTCGCTGAACGTCATCGCTCACATCCGCAAAGCGACCGCAGGGGTGGTGACCCTGGAGAATACCCATCCGTTCCAGCGTGAGCTCTGGGGGCGGCACTGGCTCTTCGCCCACAACGGCCACCTGCCGCTGTTCAAGCCTGCCCTGGATGGCAATTTCATGCCGGTCGGCAACACCGACAGCGAATGGATCTTCTGCTGGCTGCTGCAAAGCCTCAAGCAGCGCTTCGGCACCACGCCCCCGGCACCGGCCGCGCTGTTTGCCGTCCTGCAGGAGCTGACCCTGGAATTTGCCCCGCAGGGGATCAGCAATTACCTGCTCAGCAACGGGCAGGTGATGGTCGCCCATTGTTCGACGCGGCTCAGTTATATTGTGCGTCAGGCACCCTTCGGCGAGGCGCATCTGGTGGATGAGGATGTGGCTGTCGATTTCCGTGAACTGACCACGCCGCGCGACCGGGTGGCGGTGATCACCTCGCTGCCGCTGACCGACAACGAGGCCTGGGTCGACATGCGCCCCGGCACCCTGTGGATGTTTCGCGAGGGGGAGGTGGTCGAACAGGCCGACACCGCGCCCAGTCCGGTGCAGTCGCTGGAGAGCAGTCCGTTGAGGTGA